In Streptantibioticus cattleyicolor NRRL 8057 = DSM 46488, a genomic segment contains:
- a CDS encoding pseudouridine synthase: protein MRSSGRNSGNRNYRGAGDNRDDKNRRAGRPRPEERRYDVGQPGAAGRSGKPGRPGAGQPAAGKQAGPRKQTGGRTAPARPRELDAQIEERNRARHDRPALKLPKTFGEPEGERLQKVLARAGLGSRRACEELIEQRRVEVNGKIVTEQGLRVDPEKDEVRVDGLTVATQSYLFFALNKPAGVVSTMEDPDGRQCLGDYVTNRETRLFHVGRLDTETEGIILLTNHGELAHRLTHPRYGVTKTYLAAIQGPLPRDLGKRLKSGIELEDGYARADSFRVVENTGKNYLVEVALHEGRKHIVRRMLAEAGFPVDKLVRTRFGPIALGDQKSGWLRRLTNTEVGMLMREVDL from the coding sequence ATGCGAAGCAGCGGCAGGAACAGCGGTAACCGGAACTACCGTGGCGCGGGCGACAACCGCGACGACAAGAACAGGCGCGCGGGCCGGCCGCGTCCGGAGGAGCGCCGTTACGACGTCGGCCAGCCCGGTGCCGCCGGCCGCTCCGGCAAGCCCGGCCGTCCCGGCGCCGGCCAGCCCGCGGCCGGCAAGCAGGCGGGCCCGCGCAAGCAGACCGGCGGCCGTACCGCCCCCGCCCGCCCGCGCGAACTCGACGCCCAGATAGAGGAGCGCAACCGGGCCCGGCACGACCGTCCGGCCCTGAAGCTCCCCAAGACCTTCGGCGAACCCGAGGGCGAGCGCCTGCAGAAGGTGCTGGCCCGGGCCGGCCTCGGCTCCCGGCGCGCCTGCGAGGAGCTGATCGAGCAGCGCCGCGTCGAGGTCAACGGCAAGATCGTCACCGAGCAAGGGCTCCGGGTCGACCCGGAGAAGGACGAGGTACGGGTGGACGGGCTGACCGTCGCCACCCAGTCGTACCTGTTCTTCGCGCTCAACAAGCCGGCCGGGGTGGTCTCCACCATGGAGGACCCGGACGGCCGCCAGTGCCTGGGCGACTACGTCACCAACCGGGAGACCCGGCTGTTCCACGTGGGCCGGCTGGACACCGAGACCGAGGGCATCATCCTCCTCACCAACCACGGTGAACTGGCCCACCGGCTCACCCACCCCCGCTACGGCGTCACCAAGACCTACCTCGCCGCCATCCAGGGCCCGCTCCCGCGCGACCTCGGCAAGCGGCTCAAGAGCGGCATCGAGCTGGAGGACGGCTACGCCCGCGCCGACAGCTTCCGCGTGGTGGAGAACACCGGCAAGAACTACCTGGTCGAGGTGGCCCTGCACGAAGGGCGCAAGCACATCGTGCGCCGGATGCTCGCCGAGGCCGGGTTCCCCGTCGACAAGCTGGTGCGCACCCGCTTCGGCCCGATCGCGCTCGGCGACCAGAAGTCGGGGTGGCTGCGCCGGCTGACCAACACCGAGGTCGGCATGCTCATGCGTGAGGTCGACCTCTGA
- a CDS encoding gas vesicle protein, giving the protein MTSAAPPEPFAERRIALVDLLDRLLAGGVVLSGDLTLRIADVDLVRIELRALISSVGALMDGMEGPA; this is encoded by the coding sequence ATGACGTCGGCCGCGCCCCCGGAGCCCTTCGCCGAGCGGCGGATCGCCCTGGTCGACCTGCTCGACCGGCTGCTGGCCGGCGGGGTCGTGCTCAGCGGCGACCTGACCCTGCGGATCGCCGACGTGGACCTGGTGCGCATCGAACTGCGCGCGCTGATCAGCTCGGTGGGCGCCCTGATGGACGGCATGGAAGGCCCGGCATGA
- the der gene encoding ribosome biogenesis GTPase Der — MDHENEYGEHGALGDAEYAEFMELAAEEGFDLEDVAGDVAAAGHGPLPVLAVVGRPNVGKSTLVNRIIGRREAVVEDRPGVTRDRVTYEAEWNGRRFKIVDTGGWEQDVLGIDASVAAQAEFAIEAADAVVLVVDATVGATDTDEAVVKLLRRAGKPVVLCANKVDGPSGEADAAMLWSLGVGEPYPVSSLHGRGTGDLLDAILEALPEAPAQVFGAGLGGPRRVALLGRPNVGKSSLLNKVAGEERVVVDKLAGTTRDPVDELIELGGKTWKFVDTAGIRRRVHLTEGADYYASLRTAAALEKAEVAVVLIDASETLSVQDTRIISMAVEAGRAVVIAYNKWDLLDEERRYYLEREIEQDLVQVQWAPRVNVSAQTGRHMEKLVPAIETALAGWETRVPTGRLNAFLGELVAAHPHPIRGGKQPRILFGTQAGTRPPRFVLFASGFLEAGYRRFIERRLREEFGFEGTPIQLSVRVREKRGRKK; from the coding sequence ATGGACCACGAGAACGAGTACGGCGAGCACGGCGCGCTCGGCGACGCCGAGTACGCCGAGTTCATGGAGCTCGCGGCGGAGGAGGGCTTCGACCTCGAGGACGTCGCGGGCGACGTCGCCGCGGCCGGCCACGGACCACTGCCGGTGCTGGCCGTCGTCGGCCGGCCCAATGTCGGCAAGTCGACATTGGTGAACCGGATCATCGGCCGCCGGGAGGCGGTCGTGGAGGACCGCCCCGGGGTCACCCGGGACCGGGTCACCTACGAGGCGGAGTGGAACGGCCGCCGCTTCAAGATCGTCGACACCGGCGGCTGGGAGCAGGACGTCCTCGGCATCGACGCCTCGGTCGCCGCCCAGGCCGAGTTCGCCATCGAGGCCGCCGACGCGGTGGTCCTCGTGGTGGACGCCACCGTCGGCGCCACCGACACCGACGAGGCCGTGGTCAAGCTGCTGCGCCGGGCCGGCAAGCCGGTGGTGCTCTGCGCCAACAAGGTGGACGGCCCCAGCGGCGAGGCCGACGCGGCCATGCTGTGGTCGCTGGGCGTCGGCGAGCCCTACCCGGTCTCCTCGCTGCACGGCCGCGGCACCGGCGATCTGCTCGACGCCATCCTGGAGGCGCTGCCGGAGGCGCCGGCGCAGGTCTTCGGCGCCGGCCTCGGCGGCCCGCGCCGGGTCGCGCTCCTCGGCCGCCCCAACGTCGGCAAGTCCTCGCTGCTCAACAAGGTGGCCGGCGAGGAGCGGGTGGTCGTCGACAAGCTGGCCGGCACCACCCGGGACCCGGTCGACGAGCTGATCGAACTCGGCGGCAAGACCTGGAAGTTCGTGGACACCGCGGGCATCCGGCGCCGGGTCCACCTCACCGAGGGCGCCGACTACTACGCCTCGCTGCGCACCGCGGCGGCGCTGGAGAAGGCCGAGGTGGCGGTGGTCCTGATCGACGCGAGCGAGACGCTGTCGGTGCAGGACACCCGGATCATCTCGATGGCCGTGGAGGCCGGCCGGGCCGTCGTGATCGCCTACAACAAGTGGGACCTGCTGGACGAGGAGCGCCGCTACTACCTGGAGCGGGAGATCGAGCAGGACCTGGTCCAGGTGCAGTGGGCGCCGCGGGTGAACGTCTCGGCGCAGACCGGCCGCCACATGGAGAAGCTGGTGCCGGCGATCGAGACCGCGCTGGCCGGCTGGGAGACCCGGGTGCCCACCGGGCGGCTCAACGCCTTCCTCGGCGAACTGGTGGCCGCCCATCCGCACCCGATCCGCGGCGGCAAGCAGCCGCGCATCCTCTTCGGCACCCAGGCGGGCACCCGGCCGCCGCGCTTCGTCCTCTTCGCCTCCGGCTTCCTGGAGGCCGGCTACCGGCGGTTCATCGAGCGCCGGCTGCGTGAGGAGTTCGGTTTCGAGGGCACCCCGATCCAGCTGTCGGTGCGGGTGCGCGAGAAGCGCGGTCGCAAGAAGTAA
- a CDS encoding gas vesicle protein K — MTQMSLEPDTVERDLVKLVLTVVELLRQLMERQAVRRADAGDLTADQEERIGLTLMLLADRMDALCARHGIDPAELNLDLGPLGPLLPER, encoded by the coding sequence ATGACACAGATGTCCCTGGAACCGGACACGGTCGAACGTGATCTGGTCAAACTGGTGCTGACAGTGGTCGAGTTGCTGCGTCAGCTGATGGAACGGCAGGCGGTGCGCCGGGCCGATGCCGGTGATCTCACGGCGGACCAGGAGGAACGCATCGGGCTCACCCTGATGCTCCTGGCGGACCGCATGGACGCGCTGTGCGCCCGGCACGGCATCGACCCGGCGGAACTCAACCTGGACCTGGGCCCGTTGGGGCCGCTGCTGCCCGAGCGGTGA
- a CDS encoding gas vesicle protein GvpG: MGLLTAVLTLPAAPVRGTAWVLRQVVAEAERRYYDPEVIRAELAALAERLDAGELDADAFDAAEDALLERLAEAQRRRS; this comes from the coding sequence ATGGGGCTGCTGACGGCGGTGCTGACGCTGCCGGCGGCGCCGGTGCGCGGTACCGCGTGGGTGCTGCGGCAGGTGGTGGCCGAGGCGGAGCGCCGTTACTACGACCCGGAGGTGATCCGCGCCGAACTGGCCGCGCTGGCCGAGCGGCTGGACGCCGGCGAGCTCGACGCGGACGCCTTCGACGCCGCCGAGGACGCGCTGCTGGAGCGGCTGGCCGAGGCCCAGCGGCGGCGGAGTTGA
- a CDS encoding GvpL/GvpF family gas vesicle protein → MSELLYAYGAVRAGAEPPAPGLRGVAGRPVRLVCHEELAALVSPVPAEEFEESALRSRLEDLGWLEETARAHQRVVDAAAFPGPVLPLRLATVYRDEEGVRRMLAADRERFAESLDRVEGRVEWGVKAYATVPPEQPAARPAEPAAPVPAGPGAGREYLRRRSQARRVREDGMGRAHEVARQVHEALHGYAEASRLHRPQDARLSGERDPNVLNASYLVPSAEASGFAARVRALDASTDAARLELTGPWAPYSFVTS, encoded by the coding sequence GTGAGCGAGCTGCTGTACGCCTACGGCGCGGTGCGCGCCGGTGCCGAGCCGCCGGCGCCGGGGCTGCGCGGGGTGGCCGGCCGGCCGGTGCGCCTGGTGTGCCACGAGGAGCTGGCCGCGCTGGTCAGCCCGGTGCCCGCCGAGGAGTTCGAGGAGTCGGCGCTGCGGTCCCGGCTGGAGGACCTGGGGTGGCTGGAGGAGACCGCCCGGGCCCACCAGCGCGTGGTGGACGCCGCCGCCTTCCCCGGCCCGGTGCTGCCGCTGCGGCTGGCCACCGTCTACCGGGACGAGGAGGGGGTACGGCGGATGCTCGCCGCCGACCGGGAGCGGTTCGCCGAGTCGCTGGACCGGGTGGAGGGCCGGGTGGAGTGGGGGGTGAAGGCGTACGCGACGGTGCCGCCGGAGCAGCCGGCCGCCCGCCCGGCCGAGCCCGCCGCCCCGGTGCCGGCCGGACCCGGTGCCGGCCGGGAGTACCTGCGCCGCCGCAGCCAGGCCCGGCGGGTCCGGGAGGACGGCATGGGGCGCGCCCACGAGGTGGCGCGGCAGGTCCACGAGGCGCTGCACGGGTACGCCGAGGCGTCCCGGCTGCACCGCCCGCAGGACGCCCGGCTCTCCGGGGAGCGCGACCCCAACGTGCTCAACGCGTCCTACCTGGTGCCCTCCGCCGAGGCGAGCGGCTTCGCGGCGCGGGTACGGGCGCTGGACGCCTCCACGGACGCGGCCCGGCTGGAGCTGACCGGCCCGTGGGCGCCGTACTCCTTCGTCACCTCATGA
- a CDS encoding gas vesicle structural protein GvpA, translated as MTTVAPTTTLPATSGGGGGSSGLYDVLELILDRGLVIDAFVRVSLVGIEILKIDVRVVVAGVDTYLRFAEACNRLDLESGPHKDPGLPQVVGELTESGAQGKAKGALSGAAQSVADAFHQVRDGVQGESKQTSRRGGTRRKEEAEEER; from the coding sequence ATGACGACCGTGGCACCGACCACGACGCTACCGGCGACGTCCGGAGGCGGTGGTGGCAGCAGCGGCCTGTACGACGTCCTGGAACTCATCCTCGACCGCGGACTGGTGATCGACGCCTTCGTACGGGTGTCGCTGGTCGGCATCGAGATCCTGAAGATCGACGTGCGGGTGGTGGTCGCCGGGGTGGACACGTACCTGCGGTTCGCGGAGGCGTGCAACCGGCTCGACCTGGAATCGGGTCCGCACAAGGACCCCGGGCTGCCGCAGGTGGTCGGCGAGTTGACCGAATCCGGTGCCCAGGGCAAGGCCAAGGGCGCGCTCTCCGGGGCCGCGCAGTCCGTCGCCGACGCCTTCCACCAGGTGCGCGACGGCGTCCAGGGCGAGAGCAAGCAGACGTCCCGGCGCGGCGGCACCCGCCGTAAGGAGGAAGCGGAGGAGGAGCGGTGA
- a CDS encoding LysM peptidoglycan-binding domain-containing protein: MHPLRTTNTQEPARAQDDPSAGRARAACAVALPVTALVAVLGSAGESQAAVPSEVWETIAQCESGGNWHVNNGNGYYGGLQFYQGTWEAAGGLAYAPRADLATREQQIAVAERVVRAQGWQAWPQCAKGVRPPDGDDPRGPEAADRSSHRGPVGRFYVVQSGDTLSGIAARFGVKGGWPALYRANHQAVGSSPDRLAPGATLVIPSGR, encoded by the coding sequence ATGCACCCACTTCGTACGACGAACACACAAGAGCCTGCCCGGGCCCAGGACGACCCGTCAGCGGGCCGGGCCCGTGCGGCGTGTGCGGTCGCGCTGCCGGTCACCGCGCTGGTCGCGGTGCTGGGCAGCGCGGGGGAGTCCCAAGCGGCAGTGCCCTCGGAGGTGTGGGAGACCATCGCGCAGTGCGAGAGCGGAGGCAACTGGCACGTCAACAACGGCAACGGCTACTACGGCGGACTCCAGTTCTACCAGGGCACCTGGGAGGCGGCCGGCGGCCTGGCCTACGCGCCACGGGCCGACCTGGCCACCCGGGAACAGCAGATCGCCGTCGCCGAACGGGTCGTGCGCGCCCAGGGGTGGCAGGCGTGGCCGCAGTGCGCCAAGGGCGTACGCCCCCCGGACGGTGACGACCCGCGCGGGCCGGAGGCCGCCGACCGTTCCTCCCACCGCGGCCCGGTGGGACGCTTCTACGTCGTCCAGTCCGGCGACACCCTCAGCGGCATCGCCGCCCGGTTCGGCGTCAAGGGCGGCTGGCCCGCGCTGTACCGGGCCAACCACCAGGCGGTCGGCTCCTCCCCGGACCGGCTGGCCCCCGGAGCCACCCTGGTGATCCCGTCCGGACGGTAG
- a CDS encoding LysM peptidoglycan-binding domain-containing protein, giving the protein MSGHPERHEQNAPATAKKLRRSARAAVLAGAAAVAPLAALGAAGQAHAADSGVWDRIAQCESGGNWHINTGNGYYGGLQFSASTWRAYGGTRYAPTADGASREQQIAVAAKVQSAQGWGAWPVCSGQAGASGSAPGAAGTELKTYKPVTTTHRHHNAPVSRGEQPARPAPTTHRSAGGHGGYTVAPGDTLSTIAEAHGTTWQRLYAANRQVIGGDPDLIMPGQRLTV; this is encoded by the coding sequence ATGTCCGGTCATCCGGAACGCCACGAGCAGAACGCGCCGGCCACCGCGAAGAAGCTGCGCCGCTCGGCGCGGGCCGCGGTCCTCGCCGGAGCGGCGGCCGTGGCACCGCTGGCCGCCCTCGGGGCAGCCGGCCAGGCCCACGCGGCCGACAGCGGGGTCTGGGACCGCATCGCCCAGTGCGAGAGCGGCGGCAACTGGCACATCAACACCGGCAACGGCTACTACGGCGGGCTCCAGTTCAGCGCCTCCACCTGGCGTGCCTACGGCGGCACCCGGTACGCGCCCACCGCCGACGGCGCCAGCCGGGAGCAGCAGATCGCCGTGGCCGCCAAGGTCCAGTCGGCGCAGGGCTGGGGCGCCTGGCCGGTCTGCTCCGGCCAGGCCGGGGCCTCCGGCAGCGCGCCCGGGGCCGCCGGCACCGAACTGAAGACCTACAAGCCGGTCACCACCACCCACCGCCACCACAACGCCCCGGTCTCCCGCGGCGAGCAGCCCGCGCGCCCGGCGCCCACCACCCACCGGTCGGCCGGCGGACACGGCGGCTACACGGTGGCCCCCGGCGACACCCTCAGCACCATCGCCGAGGCCCACGGCACCACCTGGCAGCGGCTCTACGCCGCCAACCGGCAGGTCATCGGGGGCGACCCCGACCTGATCATGCCCGGCCAGCGGCTGACCGTCTGA
- the cmk gene encoding (d)CMP kinase translates to MIVAIDGPSGTGKSSTSKAVAAKLGLAYLDTGAQYRAMTWWMLNNGVDVTDPAEVALAAGKPQIVSGTDPAAPVISVDGQDVSAPIRTQQVTSAVSAVSAVPEVRGRLVELQRAAAAGAARGIVVEGRDIGTTVLPDATLKIYLTASEEARAARRNGELKGKEAVGLAATREALAKRDAADSGRRTSPLAKADDAVEVDTTELTLDQVVERIVTLIGERAAR, encoded by the coding sequence GTGATCGTCGCCATCGACGGCCCCTCCGGCACGGGCAAGTCGAGCACGTCGAAGGCGGTCGCCGCCAAGCTGGGGCTGGCCTACCTGGACACCGGCGCCCAGTACCGCGCGATGACCTGGTGGATGCTGAACAACGGGGTGGACGTCACCGACCCGGCCGAGGTCGCCCTCGCCGCCGGCAAGCCGCAGATCGTCTCCGGCACCGATCCGGCCGCCCCCGTCATCTCCGTGGACGGCCAGGACGTCTCCGCGCCCATCCGCACCCAGCAGGTCACCTCGGCGGTCTCCGCGGTCAGCGCGGTGCCCGAGGTACGCGGCCGGCTGGTCGAGCTGCAGCGCGCCGCGGCGGCCGGGGCCGCCCGGGGCATCGTGGTGGAGGGCCGGGACATCGGCACCACCGTGCTGCCCGACGCCACGCTCAAGATCTACCTCACCGCCTCCGAGGAGGCCCGCGCCGCCCGCCGCAACGGCGAGCTGAAGGGCAAGGAGGCCGTCGGCCTGGCGGCCACCCGCGAAGCGCTGGCCAAGCGCGACGCCGCCGACTCGGGACGCCGTACGTCGCCGCTGGCCAAGGCGGACGACGCGGTGGAGGTGGACACCACCGAACTCACCCTCGACCAGGTCGTCGAACGCATCGTCACCCTGATCGGGGAGAGGGCGGCCCGGTGA
- a CDS encoding GvpL/GvpF family gas vesicle protein: protein MTAYVYGIARAGGEVLPEEVTGIGDPPRPVRTVEHAGLVALVSECAEAPRAKRRDLVAHQRVLTRAAECGPVLPLRFGSLSQDEETLRGVLADRADHYRERLAALDGRSEYHVKAEHDEDALLRDILREDPAVRERNAANRAAGGGSYQDRLRLGELVARAVEERRARDAEYLRGELAPLGEDVVAVDGWPAGLSLLAGREVTGPLSAALDRIQADRPRLRLKVTGPLPPYSFVEPRSGAA from the coding sequence GTGACCGCCTACGTGTACGGCATCGCCCGGGCCGGCGGCGAGGTGCTGCCGGAAGAGGTGACCGGCATCGGTGACCCGCCGCGCCCGGTGCGCACCGTGGAGCACGCCGGGCTGGTGGCGCTGGTGTCGGAGTGCGCCGAGGCGCCCCGGGCCAAGCGCCGCGACCTGGTGGCCCACCAGCGGGTGCTGACCCGGGCCGCCGAGTGCGGCCCGGTGCTGCCGCTGCGGTTCGGCAGCCTCAGCCAGGACGAGGAGACGCTGCGCGGCGTGCTGGCCGACCGCGCCGACCACTACCGCGAGCGGCTGGCGGCGCTGGACGGCAGGTCCGAGTACCACGTCAAGGCCGAGCACGACGAGGACGCGCTGCTGCGGGACATCCTGCGCGAGGACCCGGCGGTACGGGAACGCAACGCCGCCAACCGCGCGGCCGGCGGCGGCAGTTACCAGGACCGGCTGCGCCTGGGTGAGCTGGTGGCCCGGGCGGTGGAGGAACGGCGGGCGCGGGACGCGGAGTACCTGCGCGGTGAGCTGGCGCCGCTGGGCGAGGACGTGGTGGCCGTCGACGGCTGGCCGGCCGGTCTGTCGCTGCTGGCCGGCCGGGAGGTCACCGGTCCGCTGTCGGCCGCGCTCGACCGGATCCAGGCCGACCGGCCCCGGCTGCGGCTGAAGGTGACCGGACCGCTGCCCCCGTACAGCTTCGTCGAACCGCGTTCCGGGGCGGCCTGA
- a CDS encoding lysophospholipid acyltransferase family protein, which yields MTPAAPAGGRAPEQAPSARGAAIGRRIGIGLMNGLWRPRVLGAWRLPASGPVILAGNHSHNVDGPMLMGTCPRPVHFLVKREVFVGPLGRFLRAIGQVPVDRGSTDRSAVMAALRVLADGGVLGIFPEGTRSGGGDFAELRSGLAYFAVRTGAPVVPVAVLGSARAGRLVPALPPLRGRVDVVFGDPFDATGTDGGPGARRTRAALDAATARIQERLTAHLRDARRATGRR from the coding sequence GTGACCCCGGCGGCTCCGGCGGGAGGCCGGGCGCCGGAGCAGGCGCCCTCCGCGCGGGGCGCCGCGATCGGCCGCCGGATCGGCATCGGCCTGATGAACGGCCTGTGGCGCCCGCGGGTGCTCGGCGCCTGGCGGCTCCCGGCGAGCGGACCGGTGATCCTGGCCGGCAACCACTCGCACAACGTGGACGGCCCGATGCTGATGGGCACCTGCCCGCGGCCGGTGCACTTCCTGGTGAAGCGGGAGGTGTTCGTCGGCCCGCTCGGCCGGTTCCTGCGGGCCATCGGCCAGGTGCCGGTGGACCGGGGGAGCACCGACCGGTCGGCGGTCATGGCGGCGCTGCGGGTGCTGGCCGACGGCGGGGTGCTTGGGATATTCCCCGAGGGCACCCGGTCCGGCGGCGGTGACTTCGCCGAACTGCGGTCCGGGCTGGCCTACTTCGCGGTACGCACCGGTGCCCCCGTGGTGCCGGTGGCGGTGCTCGGCAGTGCCCGGGCGGGCCGGCTGGTCCCGGCGCTGCCGCCGCTGCGCGGCCGGGTCGACGTGGTCTTCGGCGACCCGTTCGACGCGACCGGGACGGACGGCGGGCCCGGGGCCCGGCGCACCCGGGCGGCGCTGGACGCGGCCACCGCCCGCATCCAGGAGCGGCTCACCGCCCACCTGCGGGACGCCCGGCGGGCCACCGGGCGGCGTTGA
- the gvpO gene encoding gas vesicle protein GvpO, whose product MTTNRRQQGADDGPSPADVLRSARAEFTELTGLNAESVSCFTRTEEGWALEVEVVEVARVPDTVSLMAGYQVTLDERGRLTGYRRVRRYERGRADRA is encoded by the coding sequence ATGACGACGAACCGACGACAGCAAGGCGCGGACGACGGCCCGTCCCCGGCGGACGTACTGCGTTCGGCCCGCGCCGAGTTCACCGAGCTGACCGGCCTGAACGCCGAGTCCGTCTCCTGCTTCACCCGGACCGAGGAGGGCTGGGCGCTGGAGGTGGAGGTGGTCGAGGTGGCCCGGGTTCCCGACACGGTGAGCCTGATGGCCGGCTACCAGGTGACGCTCGACGAACGGGGACGGCTGACCGGATACCGGCGGGTGCGCCGCTACGAGCGCGGCCGGGCCGACCGCGCCTGA
- a CDS encoding gas vesicle protein, with the protein MTARLPEPYAPADPAGQNLADILERVLDKGVVIAGDIRINLLDIELLTIKLRLVVASVDKAKEMGIDWWERDPELSSAAGDRELARENAELRARLAALETEGTR; encoded by the coding sequence ATGACCGCCCGGCTGCCGGAGCCCTACGCCCCGGCCGACCCCGCGGGGCAGAACCTCGCCGACATCCTCGAACGGGTGCTGGACAAGGGCGTGGTGATCGCCGGGGACATCCGGATCAACCTGCTCGACATCGAACTACTCACCATCAAACTGCGGTTGGTGGTCGCCTCGGTCGACAAGGCCAAGGAGATGGGCATCGACTGGTGGGAGCGCGATCCGGAACTCTCCTCGGCGGCCGGCGACCGCGAACTGGCCCGGGAGAACGCCGAGTTGCGCGCCCGCCTGGCGGCGCTGGAGACGGAGGGGACGCGGTGA
- a CDS encoding DUF952 domain-containing protein yields MIYHVVPLDDWLRIPDRPYTPASLAEEGYVHCSPDEATALAVADAFYREAVGPLMVLMIDEEALDAPVHWEAASPAPPPGSGPEVRFPHVYGRINRGAVAGMLEVERDDEGRAVRLRAWA; encoded by the coding sequence ATGATCTACCACGTGGTTCCGCTGGACGACTGGTTGCGCATCCCGGACCGCCCGTACACCCCGGCCTCGCTGGCCGAGGAGGGGTACGTGCACTGTTCGCCGGACGAGGCGACCGCGTTGGCGGTGGCCGACGCCTTCTACCGGGAGGCGGTCGGCCCGCTGATGGTGCTGATGATCGACGAGGAGGCGCTCGACGCCCCGGTCCACTGGGAGGCGGCCAGCCCGGCGCCCCCGCCGGGCTCCGGCCCCGAGGTGCGCTTCCCGCACGTGTACGGGCGGATCAACCGGGGCGCGGTGGCCGGGATGCTGGAGGTGGAGCGGGACGACGAGGGCCGGGCGGTGCGGCTGCGGGCGTGGGCCTGA
- a CDS encoding prephenate dehydrogenase, translating into MRTAVVIGTGLIGTSAALALTARGVVVHLRDADADAARTAAALGAGTAEPPEGRVDLAVVAVPPAYVAATVAEAQRAGVARGYLDVASVKGGPRRDLEALGGDLSRYLGTHPMAGRERSGPLAATEELFEGRPWVLTPTPETDTEVLNLALELVALCRAVPVVMDADAHDRAVALVSHTPQLVSSMVAARLEHAEETAVRLCGQGIRDVTRIAASRPAMWLDILAANPGPVADVLAAVAADLTGTVEALRALQSADEDKRRTGARGIEDVLLRGNAGRDRIPGKHGAAPAAYETVAVLIGDRPGELARLFADAGAAGVNIEDLRIEHATGQQAGLVQLMVEPRSVAGLTAALRERGWSIRG; encoded by the coding sequence ATGCGTACCGCCGTCGTCATAGGCACCGGCCTGATCGGAACGTCCGCCGCACTGGCGTTGACCGCGCGAGGGGTCGTGGTGCATCTGCGTGACGCGGACGCGGATGCCGCGCGTACCGCGGCCGCGCTCGGGGCGGGCACGGCGGAGCCGCCCGAGGGGCGGGTCGACCTGGCGGTGGTCGCGGTGCCGCCGGCGTACGTGGCGGCCACCGTGGCCGAGGCCCAGCGGGCCGGGGTGGCCCGCGGGTACCTGGACGTGGCGAGCGTCAAGGGCGGGCCGCGCCGCGACCTGGAGGCGCTCGGCGGCGACCTCAGCCGTTACCTCGGCACCCACCCGATGGCCGGGCGGGAACGTTCCGGGCCGCTGGCCGCCACCGAGGAGCTGTTCGAGGGCCGCCCGTGGGTGCTCACCCCGACCCCGGAGACCGACACCGAGGTGCTCAACCTCGCCCTGGAGCTGGTCGCGCTGTGCCGGGCGGTGCCGGTGGTGATGGACGCCGACGCCCACGACCGGGCGGTGGCGCTGGTCTCGCACACCCCGCAGCTCGTCTCCAGCATGGTGGCGGCCCGGCTGGAGCACGCCGAGGAGACCGCGGTGCGCCTGTGCGGGCAGGGCATCCGGGACGTGACCCGGATCGCCGCCTCGCGGCCGGCCATGTGGCTCGACATCCTGGCCGCCAACCCCGGCCCCGTCGCCGACGTGCTCGCCGCGGTCGCCGCCGACCTCACCGGGACCGTCGAGGCGCTGCGCGCGCTCCAGTCCGCCGACGAGGACAAGCGCCGCACCGGTGCCCGCGGCATCGAGGACGTGCTGCTGCGCGGCAACGCCGGACGCGACCGGATCCCGGGCAAGCACGGCGCCGCCCCGGCCGCCTACGAGACGGTGGCCGTGCTGATCGGCGACCGCCCCGGCGAGCTGGCGCGGCTCTTCGCCGACGCGGGCGCGGCCGGGGTCAACATCGAGGACCTGCGCATCGAGCACGCCACCGGGCAGCAGGCCGGTCTGGTCCAGCTCATGGTGGAGCCCCGGTCGGTCGCCGGGCTCACCGCGGCGCTGCGGGAACGCGGCTGGTCGATCCGCGGGTGA